A genomic region of Thermodesulfobium narugense DSM 14796 contains the following coding sequences:
- a CDS encoding nucleotidyl transferase AbiEii/AbiGii toxin family protein — protein MKLTRQQLSALEVVLSYGIDEGFYLTGGTALTIKYNHRHSEDFVFFTIPGFNFDVFKLSKKN, from the coding sequence ATGAAGTTGACAAGGCAACAGCTAAGTGCTTTAGAAGTAGTTCTGAGTTATGGGATAGATGAGGGTTTTTATCTGACAGGAGGGACTGCTCTTACAATAAAGTATAATCACAGGCATTCTGAAGATTTTGTTTTTTTTACCATTCCAGGTTTTAATTTTGATGTTTTCAAACTTTCAAAAAAAAATTGA
- a CDS encoding sulfite exporter TauE/SafE family protein produces the protein MVSFLAGIQNALAGGGSFLTLPTLMFTGLNARAANITSTIALFPGQITTGLAGKKHVSDLPRVSFKVLFLISLIGGIIGAFLLIKTPVKVFEYLVPWLVLFATLVFVWGSYFRKNTESGSYISPIKTIFSQFIIAIYGGYFGGGIGILMLAALTLSGLPVRNAGATKNVLAAVMNASAVAVFLFSKDIAWTQALVASVGAIIGGQVGAYVLHKVNEKILRAFIIILGFALAIGLFLKT, from the coding sequence GTGGTTTCTTTTTTGGCAGGAATCCAAAATGCTCTTGCTGGTGGGGGTTCTTTTTTAACGCTTCCTACTCTTATGTTTACTGGCTTAAATGCAAGAGCTGCAAATATTACATCAACTATAGCGCTTTTTCCTGGTCAAATTACAACAGGACTTGCTGGCAAAAAACACGTTTCTGATTTGCCCCGTGTCTCATTTAAAGTTTTGTTTTTAATTAGTTTGATTGGAGGTATTATTGGCGCATTTTTGTTGATTAAAACACCAGTTAAGGTTTTTGAGTATCTTGTGCCATGGCTGGTTCTTTTTGCTACGCTTGTATTTGTTTGGGGAAGTTATTTCAGGAAAAATACTGAATCAGGTTCTTATATTTCTCCAATAAAAACAATTTTTTCACAATTTATAATAGCAATTTATGGGGGTTATTTCGGAGGGGGGATTGGTATTTTGATGCTTGCTGCTCTTACTCTTTCAGGTCTTCCTGTAAGAAATGCAGGCGCTACAAAGAACGTTTTAGCTGCTGTAATGAATGCATCAGCGGTGGCAGTCTTTCTCTTTTCAAAGGATATTGCTTGGACTCAGGCGTTAGTAGCATCTGTTGGCGCAATTATTGGAGGACAAGTCGGGGCGTATGTTCTACACAAGGTAAATGAAAAAATACTTAGAGCGTTTATTATAATTCTGGGATTTGCTCTTGCAATAGGTTTATTTCTAAAAACCTAG
- a CDS encoding Lrp/AsnC family transcriptional regulator, with translation MHFKNLDEVDRQILKYLSENGRLSNAELGRMINLTRAAVRERVNKLIENGIIDKFTIIINPLKAGKNISMYFEIEADWLRINQVVEELLKREEITNIYQMSSFPHLHVHALFEDQILAGQFIESLKALDGVKNVRSEIIIKRFKERGSILI, from the coding sequence ATGCATTTCAAAAATTTAGACGAAGTAGATAGGCAGATCTTAAAATATCTCTCGGAAAACGGGCGACTAAGTAATGCAGAACTTGGCAGGATGATAAATCTTACCAGAGCAGCAGTTAGGGAGAGAGTAAATAAGCTTATAGAAAACGGGATAATAGATAAATTTACCATAATAATAAATCCTCTAAAAGCTGGAAAAAATATATCAATGTATTTTGAGATTGAAGCAGACTGGCTCAGAATCAATCAAGTAGTTGAAGAATTATTAAAGAGAGAAGAAATAACCAATATATACCAAATGAGCTCATTCCCACACTTACACGTTCATGCTCTTTTTGAAGACCAAATCCTTGCTGGACAATTCATAGAAAGCTTAAAAGCACTAGATGGAGTAAAAAATGTTAGATCGGAAATAATTATCAAAAGGTTTAAAGAAAGAGGTTCAATTTTAATTTAG
- a CDS encoding EAL domain-containing protein, whose protein sequence is MSIYSDEIGFFTTRKIEILSNLASTFGVVLSIIENMKEKFLLEDVLSRSIQGIVITDSDNKIIYTNPAFTKITGYSREETIGQNPSILKSDMHSKEFYSDMWKKLKKDGFFSGKIYNKRKDGTIYPEIITISIIKDNEGKIIYYTSFFIDISDIEDKDKKIKYLMFHDSKTGLLNTKGFYDKLNELATNKNNFIVVYIDLDNFAYLNTLYGIENGDLLLKDFGQFLEQDVCKKEDYVCYFGSDEFAIISLNKTSENATDYIKELNIKIKNKEFNINSNKVKLSGCIGVSMYPVDSNKPDSIISFAQASCVKAKQIGKGQCVFYSESIQKEFENKLHLHTEITQAIERFEFELFYQPIFEISSKSINHAEALIRWRHNERGILSPYAFIPFAEESDLIEKIDYYVIEKSLNDLKTLQDHNINMSISANLTSKTFLSDNFLENFKKIFYKKNINPNHYRFEITESIALSNVERTKKYIEELGKIGIYFNMDDFGTGYSSLSYLNRFNFKNIKIDSSFVLNYEKDYKLATLVSSIINMLNSLNFDITAEGIENEFLFFAFNHLNCHFLQGYFLSKPIPLKNFISFIKNFKLDNTLLDFLRKSTKTMDFDLIRAKYEIYRFIKRIESIVQEKKFGENLYVLKDYKNCAFGKWYYSNIEKYKNFKIFKDIETNHVALHKITEKLISELPNEKILYKDLEKLKKRAFKLNSLVDNLEIESFCMVPKN, encoded by the coding sequence TTGAGCATATATTCTGACGAAATAGGCTTTTTTACCACTAGAAAGATAGAAATATTGTCCAATCTTGCCAGCACATTTGGCGTTGTCTTAAGCATAATAGAAAATATGAAAGAAAAATTTCTTTTGGAAGACGTATTAAGCAGATCTATTCAAGGCATTGTAATAACCGACTCAGATAATAAAATCATTTATACCAATCCTGCCTTTACCAAAATCACCGGTTATTCCCGAGAAGAAACAATTGGTCAGAACCCCTCAATACTAAAATCAGATATGCACTCAAAGGAATTTTACTCAGATATGTGGAAGAAATTAAAAAAAGATGGTTTCTTTAGTGGAAAAATATACAATAAAAGGAAAGATGGAACTATATATCCAGAAATCATAACAATTAGCATAATAAAAGACAATGAGGGCAAAATAATTTATTATACAAGTTTCTTTATAGATATTTCAGACATAGAAGATAAAGATAAAAAAATTAAATATCTTATGTTTCACGATTCAAAAACAGGACTTTTAAATACAAAGGGTTTTTATGATAAATTAAATGAACTTGCAACAAATAAAAACAACTTTATAGTGGTTTATATTGATTTAGACAACTTTGCATATTTAAATACGCTTTATGGAATAGAAAATGGCGATCTTTTATTAAAGGATTTTGGACAATTCTTAGAGCAAGATGTTTGTAAGAAGGAAGATTATGTGTGCTATTTTGGTTCTGACGAATTTGCAATAATTTCACTTAACAAAACATCTGAAAACGCAACAGATTATATAAAAGAACTTAATATTAAAATAAAAAATAAAGAGTTCAATATTAATTCCAATAAAGTTAAGCTATCTGGCTGTATCGGCGTTTCCATGTATCCTGTGGATTCAAACAAGCCAGATTCAATAATTAGTTTTGCTCAAGCATCATGCGTAAAAGCAAAGCAGATTGGAAAGGGTCAGTGCGTTTTCTATAGCGAATCAATTCAGAAAGAATTTGAAAATAAGCTACACCTTCATACTGAAATAACTCAAGCTATAGAAAGATTTGAATTTGAATTATTTTATCAGCCTATTTTCGAAATAAGTTCCAAATCTATAAACCACGCCGAAGCTCTTATTAGGTGGAGACACAATGAGAGGGGCATTTTATCGCCTTATGCCTTTATACCTTTTGCCGAAGAGTCCGACTTAATAGAAAAAATTGACTACTACGTTATAGAGAAAAGCCTAAACGATCTAAAAACCCTTCAAGATCATAACATAAACATGTCCATATCAGCCAATCTCACCAGCAAAACATTTTTGTCAGATAACTTCTTGGAAAATTTTAAAAAGATATTTTATAAAAAAAATATTAACCCAAATCATTATAGGTTTGAAATCACTGAATCAATAGCCCTCTCAAATGTAGAACGAACCAAAAAATACATTGAAGAACTTGGAAAAATTGGAATATATTTCAATATGGATGACTTTGGAACAGGATACTCGTCTTTGTCATATTTAAACCGTTTTAATTTTAAAAACATCAAGATAGATTCAAGCTTTGTATTAAATTACGAGAAGGATTACAAACTCGCAACACTCGTTTCTTCAATAATTAATATGTTAAATAGCTTAAACTTTGATATCACCGCAGAAGGAATTGAAAACGAATTCTTATTTTTTGCCTTCAACCACTTAAACTGCCATTTCTTACAGGGTTATTTTTTGTCAAAACCTATACCTTTGAAAAACTTTATTTCCTTTATAAAAAACTTTAAGTTAGACAATACTCTTTTAGACTTTTTAAGAAAGAGCACAAAAACAATGGACTTTGATCTAATAAGGGCTAAATATGAAATTTATAGATTTATCAAAAGAATTGAAAGCATTGTTCAAGAAAAAAAATTTGGAGAGAATCTATATGTTTTGAAAGATTACAAAAATTGTGCATTTGGAAAGTGGTACTACTCTAACATTGAAAAATATAAAAACTTTAAGATATTTAAGGACATTGAGACCAATCATGTAGCTTTACACAAAATAACTGAAAAACTAATAAGTGAATTGCCTAATGAAAAAATTCTTTACAAAGATTTAGAAAAGCTTAAAAAACGCGCATTTAAACTAAACAGTTTGGTTGATAATCTAGAAATTGAAAGTTTTTGTATGGTACCAAAAAACTGA
- a CDS encoding PDZ domain-containing protein, translating to MRTRAKILIFLFAFLMIFSSISFAAELNSKDLQWEPKWYRPKILPSVELARSVLANLMASQKFSTWLGYNPSKIDVDKYGLRIFGTYEKLSETVIINLADLKATYLYYLPNLDRVYKWCVVIVPHNLNANIQYLRALDLETSQNLIDVLDTMAIAAGSNLYSSSGIIFYTDDKEIEKLKKDIGWNEGYGAFVKLVEANSPADVSGFKPGDVIVELNGERVKDNSFTMDIQKVLEGKESVQFDVKVYRNKAFQNLSLTVPNFNYGKDKLLLSLNQQSSQIPANKVNLGIHVKPDTYTSGSNVNYVGLKVLKLDPNGLAEESGIKVGDIILEINDKPVRDTASMASIISNEIPVKFKVLRNGEILTLDAAQSF from the coding sequence ATGAGGACGAGGGCTAAGATTTTAATTTTTTTATTTGCATTTTTAATGATTTTTTCGAGTATATCCTTTGCTGCAGAACTAAATTCAAAAGACTTACAATGGGAACCAAAATGGTATAGACCTAAAATATTACCTTCAGTAGAATTGGCAAGGTCTGTTCTTGCAAACTTAATGGCATCTCAAAAGTTTTCTACTTGGTTAGGATATAATCCTTCAAAAATAGATGTTGATAAGTACGGTTTAAGAATTTTTGGAACTTATGAAAAACTAAGCGAGACTGTCATCATAAATCTTGCTGATCTTAAAGCGACATATCTTTACTATCTACCTAATCTTGATAGAGTTTATAAATGGTGTGTTGTAATTGTGCCACACAATCTAAATGCAAATATTCAATACCTTAGAGCTCTTGACTTAGAGACTTCACAAAATCTTATTGATGTACTAGATACAATGGCTATTGCAGCGGGCTCAAATCTTTATAGTTCTTCGGGTATTATTTTCTATACTGATGATAAAGAAATAGAAAAATTAAAAAAGGATATTGGTTGGAATGAGGGTTACGGAGCATTTGTTAAATTAGTAGAAGCTAATTCTCCCGCTGATGTATCTGGATTTAAGCCTGGTGATGTAATAGTTGAATTAAACGGTGAAAGGGTAAAGGATAATAGCTTTACTATGGATATCCAAAAGGTTTTAGAAGGTAAAGAGAGTGTACAATTTGATGTTAAGGTTTATAGAAACAAAGCTTTTCAAAATCTTTCTCTTACTGTGCCAAATTTTAATTACGGAAAAGATAAGTTGCTTCTTAGCTTGAATCAACAAAGTTCACAGATCCCAGCAAATAAGGTAAATCTTGGAATTCATGTAAAGCCGGATACATATACATCTGGATCCAATGTAAACTATGTTGGTTTGAAAGTTTTAAAATTAGATCCAAATGGATTAGCTGAAGAGTCTGGGATTAAAGTAGGAGATATAATTTTAGAGATCAATGACAAACCAGTTAGAGATACGGCTTCTATGGCAAGTATTATCTCAAATGAGATCCCTGTTAAGTTTAAAGTCTTAAGAAACGGCGAAATTCTTACGCTTGATGCTGCACAGAGCTTTTAG